The nucleotide sequence taaaggcccttatgaaccgggactattaggtgtttttctactagtgtaatgtTGGCAACTCTTCTAATGAATGTGTACATTGTGTGCCCTCTATGTATTTGTCTATGTGTATTTGTGTAAAATATTCTAGCAATTTTTCTTATTTCAGGGCTACTGTAAAAAAAAATCCTACTGTGTATAATTACACCGCACAAAATTCACTAAAATAAAGTCTGTGTAATGAGCCCGCCAACACACATGTTCATGCCTTTCAAAGCGTGTGCATTGGACACCTGGTGAAACACGTTTTCTTGCTACCACGAATCGGGTCAATGGACCCCAAATCGCATGTACACATATTCTAAACTCGAATGATATAAAACTGACGTCAAATTTATTGGTTTTCCATGTGAACTCCCTATTAGCCATCGGATCCCGTGCACAAATCCCAATTTTTATCACTCCAAATGCACCCTCTGAGCGAACTGCGTCATGCCGACAATAATTGGTTCACTTAGGATGGCCGTTTGAGCAAACAAATCTGGGGCGGCAATTTATGTTTGTAGAGCATGACAATTCTCACGTTTTTTTGTTCATGTAGGGTCGTAATTTCCTTTGGGCCGCATGCTAAACCCTGAGTGTGGAAATTTATTCATTTCTTTTTTTGGCTGGCAAATTTCTTGATGCTACGGTTATGGAAAATCTCCAAAAATGCATGGAAATCACTCTTTTGCAGCATGGCGATTTCTGTCAATCTTTACACAACATGACAAAATTATACTATAGAACACGCAATTTTTTTACAAACAATTTTATAAGCTTTCATATGGTAATTCTTGAGCGTTTGCTGAGTGTTATTTTAGCGAGCAGAAATGTTCGTTCGATCCTCCCTACCCGGGGAAACGATCATTCGCTCAAGTTAGCTTTCTAATGCAACGTGAGATGTATATTGGGGCCATATTCTAAATCAGGTCAGAAACCTAGCAGGATATTTCTGTAACATATGACGAGGGATTGAGATTTTCATAATCAGTCGAGTATGTTTTCATTAAttaatctatctatatctatacctctatatctgTATCTatagtaatgttattcatcacctAGGGCGCATAATACGTTATTTTGCACCTGCAGTAAGCTTATGACCGTTTCATAAAAAAATAAGTTTGATCTACAAATAGTTATGTTCATATTGATTGAATACTTAAAAGTTGGCATAAGAAAACCAAAATATAGTCATAAGATCAAAATATAAGTCATAATATGTTATTTTCTTATGTTTTCGTTTTACTTCTGACTTCAGACAAAATTTAGGGGATGTAAAAATACAGCGCAGTGATGCGCGATCCTTTatttctatatctataccaatataaaaaaagtgatttccgcaaaaaaaaaagtgAGTTGTAGAGAGATCCAACAAATCTCCCCCATCCAACCGCATATATCCTACGGTCTACGTCTATATATCTAATGTTTGGCGTCCTCCACTAATTAATATCATAGGCCGGAGGTCAACCTcctttccaaaaaaataaaaactaaTTAATATCATACCTAGTATCAACGTCAGGATGATCAAAGTAATTATATCCTACATAACGTTAATATGAAATTTATATCTTGCCTAATATATTTTTCAAGTAGATCTTGTCTACTAAATTACTGTGCAATACTGTTAATATCTTACTTATTATTAACATGAATTGTATGTACACAGTTAATAGTATAGTTCTCTAACAGGAAAAGGACAGAGTAAAACAACTGAAAATCTTTTCCGCACCTGACGATGTTGGTGTCCGGGGGAGCGAGGTTCAGCCTGTGTTCCAGAACGAGACCCTGCGTCAAATTTGCCTGCGGGTAGAACTTCTTCTTCAGCGGCCTCAACTCCAGGTCCGAGATGAAGGGCGTCCCGGCGTCGGTGTTCAACAAGCACACATGAACAAACTCATCGGGCACAAACACGACGGCCTCCGCGGTCACCTCGAGATCTGGCTTTGAGATGTTTACGGTCTGCCAATAGTTGACACCGACGTGCAGATCAAAAATGGGTAGACTGCCGAGGCCGTCGTAGTCGCCGTACATGAACGAGGCACGGAGGAGGTACTTGCCCCCGGGCACGAGGGACCGGAGCGTGTAGCAGTTCCGCACGCCGTCGGGGAAGCTGCGCGCGCTGTGGTAGCGCCTCGACAGCTGCGTCGGCCTGACCATGTACTGGGTGGAGATGTTGTGGGTGGAGCCAACGTTGCCGATGAAATCGGTGTCGCTGGTGTACAACAGCTTGGTGGTGTCGTCCACGTAGCTCGTCGTCTTCCCGGCGAGCCCGCGGTCAATGCTTATGAAACCTGCCATTGACAGTACGTGGACGAACTCCCGTGAACTAATTGCATTGTGGAATAGCCTTCCTAGGGGTTTTGAGCTTACCGTTGACGTCCGTCTGGGCACGAGCTTGGAGTGCGCCGCCCGAGGCAGCGACAGCGAGGCAGAGAAGAAGCAGCCATGGACTTGCCGCCGTTGATTGCTCCATTGCATATGCAAGAGCAGTTAATGGGGCCTAATATACATTGTTGGTTTTCGGTTGACAAACCCCGGCGTAATGATCACATTAACACCACCATGATTGACAACGTCCACTGCACATCGCTGTTACCAGTACACAGCCTGCACGGCGCCGTACGTACGTCCGACTCGAGGGGGCACACGAGGAAGTTTGCACGGTGGGTTACTGACGGGTATACCCTACCCTAACCTTCTCTTGAAATCTTGTTGTGGTGCCCAGATTTCAGTGAGAAGCGGGTATCACATTGGGCGAGAGCTGACTTGCTACTATACAGCAAGGCGACGTGCTTGCTGGCCGGGCGCACGACTTGGAAGGCCGAGTCCCGGGTTCAAGGCTTCATACTTTATCCGTCTGACTTTTGTGCCGATCTAAAGTTTAGAATCCTCCAATATTTCTCTGATAATGGTTTGAATTGAGACCCTTAGATGAAAAGGGTAATGGAGTTGAGCAAGTCAAGTCCCCTCTCCTGTACTATGTCATGTCAATAAATGGTTAGTGCGGGTATGATCGCTGTTGTAGCTTGTTGATCATTGCTTTGAACTTTTTAGTTTTCTAATTTAACTCCACATAGGCGTAACTTCCATCTTGTTTGGTTTTGCTACTTGCCAGCGTGATTATTTGTCTGTATGCGTTGGTGTTAGCTTTGTGCATCGTAGTTATACTGAGGTGGATGTATGCTCATTTTGCTTCTCCCTTaatgcttcattttgagttaatAGAAATTCATCTTTTTATTAGAAATGGTATCTCCTTCCCTGTGAAGGACCCTATTAATTCGTAGGAGGTTTTATTCAGGACTGGCCAGTCTAGCAAATCTACCCACTCCACAAACTCTCTCATGCGCACTCACGTTCTTCTATCACGAAGGGTCCCCATTTCCTCCTGTCCACGACTACAGTCTCCATTTCCGAATACCCAATTTCATACAATGTATGCAACAACTAAAACATACGTAGGTCAACACCAAGATCTAATGAGAAATATAGATAGACTGTTTCGTTAGACATGACATAGTACATCGGACACAAAAATACATTTTTCACCGGATTCTATTACATACAAAATATTCATATAGGAGAGGCGGAGATAATCATTTCGGGCCTTGCCCTTGCGATTGGCGGTGCGGCTGTCCATCTTCTCCGTACACGCATACACAACGGGGGAGGatcattgtcgtcgtcgtcgtgACGCCGCTCTCAGACACCGACGAGATGTAGCCCGATAGGCAGCGGATGGTGCAGCCCTGTTCCCACGTGTGGTGTGTCAACTTCCCTCTCTCCTTATCCCTCATGAAGTGCTCGGACATCTTGAGCCCGAGGAGGAGCGCATTCGGGTTCTTGCGCCGGAAGCGCCTCGCGTCGAACCCCGCCATGGTCAGCGAGCGTCGGATGACCTTGCGAAGGAGCGCCTCCTCTGCATCGACCGGGACGGAGCATGCACGCTGGCGGGAAGAGCCGGGCTCTATCGCACCCACTCCACGTTTGCCGCTCGCGTGCTAGCCGCATTTGCTTCGAACTCCGTCATGCGCATGCGCACAGGGGCCGCGGGCACGAGCACCCACCGCTGCATGTCCAGTGCTGGCACCAGAGGGGGATGGGAGACGCCCGCCCTGCTCCTGATCTAGAGCAGCGTGTGGCGGGACGGGCGAGGCATCGGACATGCGATCGTGGAACACATTCTACTGGTGGGACCCGAAGGAGCTAGCGGCGGATGCGATGGAGTTCAAGCTCCCATTGGTGTCTCGGCGCTAGTgttaaaaggggcggagaagattGGTGGAATCGAtaattgtattgcttgagcctatGATcttcttggagtacaagacaagttaGAATAATTCCCAGTCTATCATATGTTTCCTAATAATCATGACACTAAACATCCCCCTCGGTCACCACGTTAGCGACGCAAACGGTGAGACTAGAGAAGAATCCGAAGGTAAGCTGACGgatgttagaagggatagagaggaTTGGTGGAATCGATGATTGTATTGCTTGAGACTCGTGGGCATATATATTGGAGTACATGATcttcttggagtacaagacaagctagAATAATTCCTAGTCAATCCTATGTTTACTAATAATcacgatcactagtagaaaacaaggcttacgttcgggccagataagcccattagtcctgtttcagtcacgaaccgggacccatgggcccattggtcccggttcgtgaggccaggggggctgccaggcctcgtgggggcattggtcccggttcatgtggcctcttttgg is from Triticum aestivum cultivar Chinese Spring chromosome 1B, IWGSC CS RefSeq v2.1, whole genome shotgun sequence and encodes:
- the LOC123080256 gene encoding putative leucine-rich repeat receptor-like protein kinase At2g19210, translating into MAGFDARRFRRKNPNALLLGLKMSEHFMRDKERGKLTHHTWEQGCTIRCLSGYISSVSESGVTTTTTMILPRCQSTAASPWLLLLCLAVAASGGALQARAQTDVNGFISIDRGLAGKTTSYVDDTTKLLYTSDTDFIGNVGSTHNISTQYMVRPTQLSRRYHSARSFPDGVRNCYTLRSLVPGGKYLLRASFMYGDYDGLGSLPIFDLHVGVNYWQTVNISKPDLEVTAEAVVFVPDEFVHVCLLNTDAGTPFISDLELRPLKKKFYPQANLTQGLVLEHRLNLAPPDTNIVRELYY